aaaatatatataaatcgaatcgaatttaaaatgtgtgataaaaatgtcaaattagtatttttttttctttatttcatcgCCTCCTCTCTAATATCTTCACCGCTTTCTccttatataattaatattatgttatttGCGTTCGCACCCACCAAATCCATTATTGTTTTTCACCTTTTAATCTCTCTCAATCAATCTCATCCCTCAAATTTCGCCACTGGTCTCCTCCTTGTAAAAATTCGCATGAAATGATCGCATTTTCTTATGTTGATCGATCTTGTTTCGAGTAAATTCATCGAGGATTATTGATGACTCTGTGAATTGTGGATTTCTAGCTCAGGGTTTGTATCCTTGTCTAGGATGTAGTTCGCGGAAAGGAGGAATATTGTCTCTTGATTGATGTTTTTCGTTTGATTTCTTGGATCCAAATTTGAACCCTTAGTCTTCCAGTGTCTTGAATTATTTTGGGTTTCTGCGGATGTTTTATCTCTGCTGTTGGTTGAGATTTCGGGTTTAATAATATCGATCAAGATTGTAAATTGGAGAGGTTTATTGATTTAAGTGGAACTGTTGGAATTGGGGACTTAATTATTTGAATCGATTGCCATGGATCATGTTGTGGCTGGAAAATTTAAGCTTGGGAGAAAAATTGGGAGTGGTTCATTCGGTGAACTTTATTTAGGTACTTAATTCTAGTTTTGGAATAAACAGTTTGGAATCTTGTCTATGGTTGATCTCTTTTGTATCTATAAAGATTCTTTTTCCTTAATTGATGTAGGAGTGAATATACCGAATGGAGAAGAAGTAGCCGTCAAGTTGGTAAGCTTTCTTGCTAATTATAGTGTCTTCCTTTTGACCATCCTCTTTGTTGTAATTAAGTTTGGAGCAAGGGAATCACATAGATTGATGAATATCAAAGatgaaatttttaatattaccTTTGAAATCTTGGATCTATGTTTTTCTCTACCCATGATCCCTTGCTAGTTCAGAAACTTGTATATAACAAGTACAGACGTTTATAAACCACATCTATGGAATCGGCCTTTATTTTTAAGGAGAATTAAGAGTGTTTGTCGGTGGAAAAGTTTCTTTTCTTGTAGAAACGTCATTAAAAACATATTGATGTCCGTGCTACCACACCAAATTTGAACTAATGTAGCTCGGAAAACTTTACCCTgctgacataaaaaaataagtttagTATTTTATCAAGGAAAAACTAGCAGCCATGGATTATCTGATGTTGAAGAGATCACAATCTTATGCAGCTCattttaattagctattttctCTGTTTTGCATTAGCTCCTCTACAACTttgttttttagattttttttgagAAGCTCGAGTGTTTGTTGGTAAAAAGTTGACAGGATGTGTGTTGATGCTATGTTCACAAGTAAAATATAGTTGCCActttgatattttatcatattaccATGCGCTCCAGGAATCAGTGAAGACCAAGCACCCCCAACTTCATTATGAATCAAAAATTTATATGCTTCTCCAAGGAGGAAGTAAGTTGCTCTATCACAAGTACAAATGCACATAACTAGAGAGATTCTTGTAAGATATCAAGTCGCGGAGGTACATTCTGATGTACAATAACCTGTGATTTGATCACCGTTGACTAATTATTGTTAACATTATTATGTAATTTTATCCTTTTACACGTCTCAGTGAATTATCAATTTGAGATATTGTTAAGAGTTTCTTAACATGTCTTTTGGTCGTATAATCTGTAGCAGGCACTTCTCAAGAATAATTTACTTTCTATGCACAAAAGTCAATTTTCGTGTTGGCTTTTCTCTAGTGGGGTTTTTTGGGGCTAAGGAGGTGAAGTGGGATGCCtgtgattatatattgaaatcgCCGGAAACGTTTTGGTTCTCAAGAGGATTGAAACTTCGACCCTTTGTTTTTCTCTGGGTTTGGGACTTGGAAGGATGCATCTTAACTACATGCAGATTGCAGATTGTTTATTAACAAGATGATCATTTTATCGAAATGATTCTCGTATGAAGTATGCGTGCTACTCAATTCACTTGTTCTTATGAATATAATTTTATGACACTTTCTATTGTCATGTAGATGGTGTTCCCAACCTGAAATGGTTTGGAGTTGAGAGTGAATACAATGTCATGGTCATAGATCTTCTGGGACCAAGTCTGGAAGATCTCTTTAATTATTGTAATAGGAAGTTCTCCTTGAAAACAGTATTAATGCTCGCAGATCAACTAGTAAGTAATTGGAAAAAATTGTAAGTCTTTTCTTAGGTCATTAGTGTATCCATTGAACTTTATGATCTGTCTAATATTGTAAATTACTTTCAGATTAATAGAGTTGAGTACATGCATTCTAGAGGTTTTCTTCACCGTGATATAAAGCCTGACAATTTTTTGATGGGATTAGGGCGTAAAGCAAATCAGGTTTGTTTTTCTATCGCTGTCAGTCTTGAAAGTGTTTTGATGGGCTTGCGCTGGTAGTTCTGTTGCTCCATCTGTTTCTCATCGGATATGGAACAtcagaattataaaaaaatgggTATAATTGACCATTTTCCACGCATAACAATGAACGAAGTGTAATGAATATTGGATATACTACTGCTGCAACGgataaatttcagtttttagtTGAGGTGTAATTTCTACAGTACATTCTGTGTGAAGCTATAAGAGTTATTGCATTTGGTTTCTTTGCTAGTGTTTTTGTGTTTAGTTTCTTCTTTGAATAATTGACAAGAAAATGTCTTTCCTATTATTCCAAACTATTGGCTTTCTTGACTTTTGCTTTTGTGGATGTTAAATACTAATGATGCAGTACAATTGATGCATTCACCTCATTGCTTTTGGCATGGTGTTGGTATCATTTTTACTGATGCTTGAGGTAATTGTTGCAGGTCTACATCATTGATTTTGGTCTTGCCAAAAAATATAGGGATCTACAGACTCATAAGCACATACCCTACAGGTGCTTTTCCCATGTATTTTGAATAtggaaaattttcatctatTTTATATTTCATCATCTGTGATATGTTACGTCGATTTTTGTCAAGCTGTTAAATGTTGTTGATTATCAATTAACCCTTTGTTTATTCGTTGACTCTGACTGATTGTAGATTCTGAACTTTTTAAGACCTATACAGTGCCTAGTCTGGTAATACCACTTGGTTTTTGGATTTTGGTTTTTAAGGCTTACAAGGATAGTTTAACATGATTCATTTTCACGTGGTTCTATCATACCTGAGATGTGACAAAAGCATGGAGTTGAACATTTTTCTTGTGATTGTAGCCATTAGCTACTTCCTTGGTGGGTCTATGAATTTTGCAGTTGTGATCCCATAGACTTGCATGAGTGTTAACCGTGTCAGAAGGTTATGGTTTGATCTTATAATGTAATCACGTGCATCTGAGAGTTTCTTGCAGTTTAGTTAACTTGGATATATTAATTGATGAatttcttcaactcttatttCAGGGAAAATAAGAATCTAACTGGCACTGCTCGCTATGCTAGTGTCAATACACATCTTGGTGTTGGTAAGTGATGCATCATGCATCATATGAATGTTCCCTGTCCAGAAAGTAGGTTTTCGTAGGGGTTGATGTGATTTATTTTCCTTCATCTGTTtgtgatttaattatgattgcAGAACAAAGCCGAAGAGATGATTTGGAATCCCTTGGTTATGTCCTCATGTATTTTCTTAGAGGAAGGTTGGTTGAACATGTGGGATTTCGGCCATGTATAATTTCCGATATCTCCCACATAGTCACGAATCTTTTTATCCTGTACTTACTTGGAAATGTTTTCTAGTCTCCCCTGGCAGGGACTCAAAGCTGGCACCAAAAAGCAGAAATACGACAAGATTAGTGAAAAGAAAATGTTGACTCCTATAGAggttaaaaaaattgtgtataatttgtatatttttatcatgGTGGTGTCATAGTTTGAAACATATGGTTTAGGGTTTATATTTGACTTGAAAAATGTAGAAACCTTGCTAGTTTTATTTGCATAACCTGATTAAATCATTTTGGCCAGTGCCCTTCCTGGATTCTTTGGTTTACTTCGTTATAAGAATTGCTACGAGTTCACTTGATATGTAATTATTACAGGTGCTGTGCAAATCATATCCATCAGAgttcatatcatattttcattattgCCGATCGTTAAGATTTGAAGACAAACCGGATTATTCTTACTTGAAAAGGCTCTTCCGGGACTTATTTATCCGTGAAGGTACTGAAAGCTTTAGCTGTCATTATATTAAGGATTTCCAGCTTTCTGGCGTTACAGTTCGCAATGTTCGTGTAGGTTACCAATTCGACTATGTATTTGATTGGACCATCTTGAAATATCCTCAGATTGGTGCCAGTTCCAGAGCAAGAGTGAGTGCttgatatttttaagttggttgttcctttcttttgttttaattttagtaATTGGTGTAATCTTCCTGCAGAATCCCACTGGCAATGCAGTGGCTGGAACGTCTGTTGAAAGACCAGTAAGAACTTCAGGTATCTCACTTTCACCATAATGAGCTCACGTGCATGTAAATTTTTTGATATCATTTTCCTCACAGATATCTTTtatctatatataatataagatcATCCTATACTAACTATATGAAGTCGTGGTTTAATTTTAGATTTGCCTAAAATTCTCTCCATCTTATCAAAATAACTTTGTAGTTTTACTACattaacattttttaaatatttttttttatctcctaNTTTGAAAGATGCGTATGCCACGATCCGCAAGTATTAATAATAGTGGACACATTCAAGTAGCTTAAATATATATGCTGAatcattaaattatattaaatttataaatgttgAATTTAGAGCttgattgatatttttatgttttgttcaGTTGGACAAGATATTCGAGATAGATTTTCAGGTGCGGTTGAAGCTTTCTCTAGAAGAAATATTTCAGGGTCTGGGCGACATGGTGAACATCCAAGACACAGAACATCAGAAGATGTGCCTTCATCCAAGGATGTGGTATTTACTCTTACCCCTTCCCATTAAAAATCAATCATCAAGATTTGAGAGAACTGCTTCCTGATATTTGTAACAGATGGTTAATATACTATAAATTGTCGCTCCATTTGATATTTTGGACCTATTTTCTGGTTTATCATTGGCAGCAGCAACCTGAATCAGAAAAAGGCCGTAGTTCTCGAAATGGCAACTCTTCAAAGAAGGCTGTTGTTTCAACCTTCAGACCAAGTTCCTCTGGTGATCTCACTAATTGGCAATCAAGCAGGCTGGTTTCGGGCAATGGTCGTTTATCTACAACGCAAAGACTTCAGTCCGGAACCGGCATGGAACTCAAACCATCATCTTTTTCTCGCTCAGCTGCTGCAGTAACTTCAAAAGCCACTCGGGATGACCCTCTACGAAGCTTCGAGTTCCTCTCGATCAGGAAGTAAAACTTGTGAGTGAATTATATTTGGTAAAATAAGTAAACGTGGAGCGCATTCTTTCTGTGTAAATGTAAAATGCTTGCATCAaaagatatattatatatatcactCTGTCAACTGTATTTTCTTGATCAGGTTTTTGTATTAGAATTCTTATGTGTTGTAATGCTTTCAGTATACTCGTAACTCGTCCAAGGAATTGATGAGTTCTATGCGGCACTTTAATAGTTTTACAAGACAATAAATAGTTGTTTCTCTAAGAAATTACTTTTATATATGATATCGTCTTGGTGCCCCTATTGCGTTTTGTTTTTCTTTAGACAGGTATGATGTATCATGCAAAATAACACGTAGCCAAGAAGTAACAGCTTTATGAACAAACGGATAATCTTGTGCGATATTTGGTTTATTTTGAGTACTATGATTTTTTGGGTAAAAGATTTTGGGAATTATTTTTGGGGTTTcaaaagatgaaaaaaaaaccaacttcaaattttatataattttaaaaaatagattcTATTCTCCTTTTATACCCAAACTAATCAACGAGTTTATCCATTGAGATAAGTTAGATCCACAATTTTGTTTCTTCAGATGAAATGATTCACAAAAATTTTACAGTATTAACTCATAAAATAAGCTGGAGCTCAGAACAAATTGCAATTCTGGTCTGATAGTTTTGAATTATATTCAGGGCTGGCcgtataaataaaatttatattttattcttcATCATTTTCTTCCCCAAATTGATCCATCCAATTCCAAACCCCTTTTATTTCTTGTGCCGAGAGGACCCTTTTTTTCTGTTTAAAAGAAAACAGATCCATATATGCCGAATGAGATGTACCTCAACTCGCAGTTGTGCCACAAATGTACTAGCAAAATTAGTGGTAACCGAAAATGTATGCCGAAAACAGTGATGATGCCAAAAAAACAGCGAATTTTATGAtatcccatacataatttgattCCAAATAGCTCGAAGGAAATATCAAATAAGTAACAGCACGGTTTTCTGTATGGTAATTAGTTCCACACAGAAACCCGCATGATAAAATGTGCTTCAGGCTGCACTTTCTTTCTTGAGCTTGGCAAGTTCCTGTCTGACGACACCAGCCCTCTGCAGTTTCAAACAGGCTATCAAACTTTGAAAGCCAAGTACTGCTATATGATGAAAATCAAgggaacatatatatattttagtcaAGTATGTATTAGTGTGTGACATTTTTAGTCTCGTGTATTTCGTCGAATCAATTATAGCTATGTAAATTATGTTCTTTTGATCAATTTCAGTCTTTTTcgtcaaaagaaaataaataactatataatataattattaaaatttataactaTGTTGTCAATCACAATATCtcgagaatttttttaaatcacgtactagcaaaaaataaataataaaattggtcatttagttatattatttttgggataatgactaaaattgttcaaaaaaatatagttaCAAGACTATAATTGATTCAACGAAACATACAAGACTCAAAGTATCAGTGTATCACACACCGATAAATACCGGACTTTTACCGAAAATCAATGTACATAATGCACTCATGCAGAAGATAGCAATATTATAGGTATGACTCCAAGGTAGCATAAGATTGTAGAATTGAGAAGCATAAGATTGTAGAATTGAGAAAACAGCTACAAAACCAATAAGATAATTACTGCCCAACCAGATATAAAGTAAATATAGAATCGTATAACGCACCTTGATTTTGGCCAGCATTAACTTGAACCTATCAAAATCATTAAGAGCAGCCCTTCTCTTCTGGACAATCAGCTTCCGACCCCATGAGCTGCTCTCCCACTTGTTCTTGACATCTGCAAGATGAGTCAGAAGGGCATCAATATGCCTATCTATGCAGTCAATGCGCAATGATGTTTTCAAAATCTATAAACCCACCAGCGGCTTCCATGGCAGCTATAAGGGTCTTCTTCTTGGGAACCCTTTTAATATCGATTTTTATGTCTGTGAGGGAAAGCCTCTTGAAGTTCATTTGGCTCCGGACAATCTCAGGGGCATCCACAAGAGCCTGTCATTTTGGCAAATGGCTAAACAACTAAGTACCGTATTTTCATTCAACCTTGGCAAATAGCATAGCCAGAGAGAGATTAGGAAATCAGAAACTAAAACATACACATTGAGAAAAATTCGAATTTGCTGCAACataaaacaatatttcaaaatggtTGTCGATGATTTGAGCATCAAGAGAAACTCATTGTGCTATAGATTTTAAATGTGCACTTGACTTGACTGTCAAACCAAATCACACTCAAAGAGACATCTGCCATCCTACCAAACACTCATTCTTTATACACCACCAGGACTAACATCCCACGGGCTGTTAAGATAAAATCAGTAAAAAGGATTGTCGTTTGAATAATTGATCAATGGATAGGAAATAGATTCTCCTACCAAGAGAAGATATACTAATAGACTCAATGGCTAACAATTTGCTTAGACATTGACCATATCAAGTGCATGCAGCAAATAAAAAACCATTTTTGGTCATCTCTCTCCATGAGAATTGTCAGCAATCACTATCCAGAAACAAGCTTTTGCAATCCACAGAACACCAAACGACATTTTCTGTGACTAACAAATTCGTATCTCACAGTAAGCATAAATCACATGATCTAAAGCCAAGCAAAACCAGCAAACAGCACATCACAACGAGTAAAGTCCCCTAACCGCAAGAACATATAACTAACAAATGCTGTGAAAAAAAGCACAAAAAAACAAGAATCGAAGACGTCAAAAAACAGAAGCAACCTAAAAAGCATCACGATAATACAACCACACATCGAGGTTAATTGAAAGACAAGCTGCGAATGGCAGTATAAAATACGAGCGGAATAGTCATACCCGGTTCTGGTCGATGACGTCAACGATGACAACAAGCTGCCCATAATCCTTCCCGTAATTGACAAGTGCAACCCTTCCGATCTCCACGTACCTCTTGAACGGCTAAACACAACACAACCCAATGACTCAAAATCATCGATTTCCGATGCTATAACAATAAACATGAATTCGTACAAAAATGCACAGACAAAGAAGAAAGAGCACTTATCCCGTGCTTGCTCACCATCTTCGGCGGCGCGTGAACGGACTGCGGAAGGAGTAGAGGATGCCGTCTTCCTCCCAGAGAAGGCGCCGCTGAAGATTTTATACGGATAGGGTTTTCTTGAGGTCGGCCCAACAAAGCTCTGGCCTTTCATAGGTGGGCTTATTAGTAGTGATTTATCTTTTTGTTTTCTAGAGGACGACCCAAAAATAAAGCTCTGGCCTAGCAATTCATTTCTCTTTCTTGCTTGGCGTCACATGAAAGCGAATGATTAATaataaatcaatacaaaaaaacaaaagcaatTAACTTTCCGAGACCTGTCTGTCTAGTGCCTTCTGCTTTCCACCAATTGAACGCTAAAACCTTCAGGTAAGTTCAGATCTCCATCTCGTAAAACTTTGTGTTGATCAATTCATTTGTAAAGTTTTCTGACGGGATTGCCACTCGgattcattcttttttttttttttttttttttttttttgggtttgggCTTAAAtggtgttaaaatgttttctcgatGCTTAACTGCGTTTCAGATTTCTTTGTGATGACTGAACGATTTTGAAGTTTCTATTTGAGTTTACTATCCTGGAAAAATGAAGCAAAACTGCTGGTTCCCCTTGTTGAATGTCCCCCATTTTCCGCTTTTTCGATTTCTTGTTGAATTATCTCTGGCTGAAGCTCCTGGAGGTGATCTGAAGAAAGATGAAGAATTGTTTTGTGTGGTCTTCTTAATTTGATTTATCTGCAACAGATTTTGTATTATTaccacattatatatatatataggttcACGCtaggattttcttgaatttgcATTTAGACAAAACAACAGAAAAGGTTTTGTGAGTTTTTCAATAAAGGATTCAACAATCTAATGTCTGATTTTGGATGACTGCAACAATAGTTTTAGATGGTCCTTGAGGCTGGTATGATCCGAATGTGTTAGGGTACAGTGTCATTAGGAGTTGCGTACTAAGGGCAGAATAATGTTAAAAAGGATTTACTCCTAATGCAGAGTGTTGATTTATGGTGTATTTGTATCTCAAGTATTGCCTTGCAAGCTGGGCTTCATGGTTTGCTTTTTACGGTAATAGGTAGAAATGGCATGTTTATGTCCTTTATATTTTCACAGACATCCTGAATCTGTTTTATTTACCCTCTTCTGCATATTTTATGTTTTCGTCTTTCTAAAATATGTGATATTTCACTAGTGTATTTAAGCAAGAGAGATGGAAGGCACAGTGTTTGCACCTGCATTGGAAGGAATGAATCATGTGAAGACAGAGGAAGGAGTAATGCTCACAAAGCAATTCTTGGATGTTTGCAAGCTAATTATACCTGTCATAGGTAAAATATGTCGAGTCTGGGGGCAATTCTTTTACATATTCGAGTTTCCATTGTTAGATTACGATTTACGCAAATACAATGTCTTCAAATCATTTTGTAGGAGCAGAAATTCTTACCTCATTCAACCATTGTGAAGAATTATCTTGCAAAGTGTCTACTCGAAGTCTAGAACACACAGcagcttttaaaattttggttttttaaacTTGATTCTTTTTTATTTGCTCAGAAAAGTTTGGAGCTGCCATGGCACTTGTCAAATCTGATGTTGGAGGCAATATAACTGTGAGATATTTTCCCTCCATGTTTAATATATGCTAATTGAAGACGTGATAATCTTCCTATCGGCCGATCTGCTTTTACTCTCAAAGATCTTTTTGTGTGTGTCACTTATCATTCGTGTTTCCCCATTTCCGCAGAGGCTAGAGAACAAGTATACATCCGACACTACAAAATATAATCACCTGTACAGTATGATACAGGAAGAAGTTGATGCTAAGACTGCTAAAGGCTCATCCAGTTGCACCAATGGTCTGTTGTGGTTGACCAGGTACCATCTCTTTCTATTTGCTCTGCAATTAGCTTTCTGTTCCTCCTATCTGGTGTTTACATCCATTGAGGCATGTATTTTAATACCTGCAAAGAGGTAAATTCTTACTCATGAGCACCAGTGTCATTTGAGAGCACAtgtaaattgttttaaattattaggGCTATGGATTTCTTGGTGGAATTGTTTCGGAATTTACTGGAGCACCAGGATTGGGCCATGTCTCAAGCTTGTACCGATTCCTACACCAAAACCTTGAAAAAGTGGCACGGATGGCTGGCCAGTTCAAGCTTTACGGtatatgcatttaaatcataGTCTTTCCTGATGGTTTTCATTGCGATTATTTTCACCTACAATTGGTTGTTTATAGATGTTTTAACAAAGATATGAACAAAAATTTTGCCATGGTTGATGAATTAGGTAGTATTGCTAATAGTATCTGCCTTCCTTGAAGTTTTGAATTAGCCCTTCTGACACTCGTGCTGAATTAAAATGAcagattgccatgaagctcgcTCCTGATAGGAAAAAATTCTTGGATGTCATAGGTGGCTCTGGTGACATAAATGGTGATATCGAAAAATTTTGCACTACTTTCGCTCCACTGCTTGAAGAGAACCACAAGTTCTTGGTGAGAGCTTTGACTATGAAAGATGCTAAGTAAAAAGCTTTTGATCAGTGATCCTTGTGGTTGAAATAATTTGTATTTCCTCCCCTTTTGGCAGGCTAGCGTTGGGATGGATGATCTCAAGGCATCTTAAAGATTAATGGGAGACCCGAATACTCCTTTTCAATAATTTAATCcagttttatttatattttggtgGTGCTCCGGCCAGCATGTAACATCTGATTCAATTAGTATCTTGTGTTCAACTGTGCTTTGACATGATTATTGACTGTATACCTGGGCCTTCTTCGGCATCTATCAAGTtagaccaatttttttttttttttaatagttatACTAAGTTTTTTCGACCTTCTTGAGATTGGAATTTTCTTCAAGCCCGTGTTCAAGTTCATGACAACATTCTTGATTCTAAATCTCCTTTTGCGCAATGGAAGTATGtgaatcgaaccatcaaacagtTTTGTTTTTACCCTGGAAGCCTGGAGTAGTGTACAATGCGTGACTGGGTTTTTAAGTCTTAGCAATGGATTGTTGATAAAGATACTTCATTTGTCCAAAACAATGATGTCCATAAAGATACTTCATTAGTCGTTACCGAATTTTTCGTTGTACACCATTTGGGTTTCAAAAATTCACACTTAGCAGTGGAAGGCTTCCTAGAAGGTCCTGCTCGCGGAAGAAATGAATAAAAAGTTAAAGAAAACTTTAGATATAaatacaatttttaaattaaaaaacagAGTTGATAAATACTGATAACTCTCGGAGTATCTCGTATCTTTCCCTCTGCCTCGGGTTGTCTTGCAATATACTCTAGGGTTTGACCCGCAGCAGTCCCTTGACCAACTCCAGGTCCAATAGAAGCAAACCCTACGGCTAATTCAGCAGCAATAACAGAAGCATAAGAAATCAGTAGATTCATGATAAGTTCTTCGTATCAACAAAAAGAAATGGTtaatgatacaatcaatcaaTGAATTATGACTTAATTATTCGATCGATAGGATTAATCTAGTCGAAGTAACGAAGTTCATAGACTTTGCAACGAAAGACATTTATGCACCTAAAATCATACAAACAAAAGACATTTATGCACCCTAAAATCATACAACCAAGTGAAGGTATACCATTACCGTTTCaacaatgaaaaaataaatggtGGCAGATTACCCGCCATCCCAGGAACCCCAAGGCTTCGTTACGGGCTGTTCTAAATTTAGCATGAATTTACAGTTTTCTTGTAATACATTAATTCCAACCTAAATTTTCGATGGTGGACATGCTCTGTCTTAACGGGCATTGTGGACCAAAGATTTAATTGCCATTGAATAGATGGAAGGTTTCGCTTTGACAGCATTTGCTTTTGGATTGTTGAGTCTTCTGTTTTGAACATCTTTACATTTTCGCAAAACAGAGTCAACCACCCGAAGGAAATCAGATACATAATAATATATCTCCCACAAGCCTCCATCTTGGACTTCAAGAATCCATGTTCT
This window of the Primulina huaijiensis isolate GDHJ02 chromosome 3, ASM1229523v2, whole genome shotgun sequence genome carries:
- the LOC140973428 gene encoding glycolipid transfer protein 1, coding for MEGTVFAPALEGMNHVKTEEGVMLTKQFLDVCKLIIPVIEKFGAAMALVKSDVGGNITRLENKYTSDTTKYNHLYSMIQEEVDAKTAKGSSSCTNGLLWLTRAMDFLVELFRNLLEHQDWAMSQACTDSYTKTLKKWHGWLASSSFTIAMKLAPDRKKFLDVIGGSGDINGDIEKFCTTFAPLLEENHKFLASVGMDDLKAS
- the LOC140973427 gene encoding casein kinase 1-like protein 10 isoform X2 gives rise to the protein MDHVVAGKFKLGRKIGSGSFGELYLGVNIPNGEEVAVKLESVKTKHPQLHYESKIYMLLQGGNGVPNLKWFGVESEYNVMVIDLLGPSLEDLFNYCNRKFSLKTVLMLADQLINRVEYMHSRGFLHRDIKPDNFLMGLGRKANQVYIIDFGLAKKYRDLQTHKHIPYRENKNLTGTARYASVNTHLGVEQSRRDDLESLGYVLMYFLRGSLPWQGLKAGTKKQKYDKISEKKMLTPIEVLCKSYPSEFISYFHYCRSLRFEDKPDYSYLKRLFRDLFIREGYQFDYVFDWTILKYPQIGASSRARNPTGNAVAGTSVERPVRTSVGQDIRDRFSGAVEAFSRRNISGSGRHGEHPRHRTSEDVPSSKDVQPESEKGRSSRNGNSSKKAVVSTFRPSSSGDLTNWQSSRLVSGNGRLSTTQRLQSGTGMELKPSSFSRSAAAVTSKATRDDPLRSFEFLSIRK
- the LOC140973427 gene encoding casein kinase 1-like protein 10 isoform X1, translating into MDHVVAGKFKLGRKIGSGSFGELYLGVNIPNGEEVAVKLESVKTKHPQLHYESKIYMLLQGGNGVPNLKWFGVESEYNVMVIDLLGPSLEDLFNYCNRKFSLKTVLMLADQLINRVEYMHSRGFLHRDIKPDNFLMGLGRKANQVYIIDFGLAKKYRDLQTHKHIPYRENKNLTGTARYASVNTHLGVEQSRRDDLESLGYVLMYFLRGSLPWQGLKAGTKKQKYDKISEKKMLTPIEVLCKSYPSEFISYFHYCRSLRFEDKPDYSYLKRLFRDLFIREGYQFDYVFDWTILKYPQIGASSRARNPTGNAVAGTSVERPVRTSVGQDIRDRFSGAVEAFSRRNISGSGRHGEHPRHRTSEDVPSSKDVQQPESEKGRSSRNGNSSKKAVVSTFRPSSSGDLTNWQSSRLVSGNGRLSTTQRLQSGTGMELKPSSFSRSAAAVTSKATRDDPLRSFEFLSIRK
- the LOC140973429 gene encoding large ribosomal subunit protein eL14z-like; amino-acid sequence: MPFKRYVEIGRVALVNYGKDYGQLVVIVDVIDQNRALVDAPEIVRSQMNFKRLSLTDIKIDIKRVPKKKTLIAAMEAADVKNKWESSSWGRKLIVQKRRAALNDFDRFKLMLAKIKRAGVVRQELAKLKKESAA